The Carassius gibelio isolate Cgi1373 ecotype wild population from Czech Republic chromosome B22, carGib1.2-hapl.c, whole genome shotgun sequence genome window below encodes:
- the LOC127987485 gene encoding telomeric repeat-binding factor 2-interacting protein 1 isoform X3 — protein sequence MLFLHVLQLRGSLDALLKITFTMSKKGKEEVSDISPVLFLDTSGQSMRFYVRPGPTKTQLYPLVTNGGGTLCRNQEPGAILLIDPVDATTVKANPGQKYISTKYIRDCVEQNLQLNLDDYVISVGPSVQTRMATRHQSNGRLGYSPEDDAAILKFMEKRQHEAKGNRVWKEMEKRRVTGHSWQSMRDRFLKHLQNRLMKKSPTKRKPLCFTQSPLRKKKVTENLDPESDTLQNSPQKSVVVSDSSETQMASENSVCPAVRTDPQSSPERASSPPDVTDAPGEPPQASNHDSQDESPVLVQEQETPEPEMSKRLGLDEGCDGQEVPDGSKEHSSPNKTRQSTGKTATPDSSKLGILAKAAREFEDSDVIDESEEGEDPFEAPIAKPSDAQESSASSATLNREPETQAELNQNDLQEAVCPFPSPEEERPGPSSRAVPVSSSHVFILDSESQDKHESQTREPPEGAPSKDLVEQVENLMTKTKKDLVEVTKALWKASGDLARAQVYLQDGYDQQVHGPVWTHLDDQILLVADPYELEQLQSKYGAEEVTRRREFLTAGVN from the exons atgttgtttttacatgttttacagcTCAGAGGATCTTTGGACGCGCTGCTAAAG ATAACCTTCACCATGTCAAAGAAGGGAAAGGAGGAGGTCTCTGACATTTCTCCGGTCTTATTCCTGGACACAAGTGGACAATCAATGCGCTTCTATGTGAGACCCGGCCCAACTAAAACACAGCTTTACCCTCTGGTAACTAACGGAGGAGGCACTTTGTGTCGCAATCAAGAGCCCGGAGCCATTTTGCTGATCGATCCCGTTGATGCGACTACTGTGAAGGCGAACCCTGGACAAAAGTACATCTCTACGAAATACATCAGAGATTGTGTGGAGCAGAACCTGCAGCTGAATCTGGATGACTACGTGATTAGCGTGGGACCGTCTGTCCAGACGAGGATGGCGACCCGTCATCAGAGCAATGGGCGCTTGGGTTACTCGCCTGAAGACGACGCAGCCATCTTGAAGTTCATGGAAAAGCGGCAACATGAAGCCAAGGGCAACCGGGTTTGGAAAGAAATGGAGAAACGGCGCGTGACTGGGCACAGCTGGCAGTCCATGAGGGATCGGTTCCTAAAACACCTTCAGAACAGACTCATGAAGAAGAGTCCCACGAAAAGAAAACCGCTTTGTTTTACGCAAAGCCCCTTGCGTAAGAAGAAAGTCACAGAGAACTTAGACCCGGAGTCTGATACCTTACAAAACTCTCCTCAGAAGTCTGTCGTTGTGTCGGATTCATCAGAAACCCAGATGGCCTCGGAGAACAGCGTGTGTCCAGCTGTGAGGACCGATCCTCAGTCTTCTCCAGAGAGGGCCAGTTCTCCTCCAGATGTGACGGATGCTCCAGGAGAGCCGCCGCAGGCCTCAAATCACGACAGTCAGGACGAGTCTCCTGTCCTGGTCCAAGAACAAGAAACACCAGAGCCTGAAATGTCTAAAAGACTTGGATTAGATGAAGGTTGTGATGGACAAGAAGTTCCAGATG GATCAAAGGAACATTCATCTCCCAATAAAACAAGACAAAGTACCGGCAAAACCGCCACGCCGGACTCTAGTAAACTTGGGATTCTTGCAAAAGCTGCAAGAGAATTTGAGGACTCAGATGTG ATAGATGAAAGTGAAGAAGGCGAGGATCCATTTGAAGCACCAATCGCCAAGCCGTCAGATGCACAAGAGAGTTCAGCATCGTCTGCAACACTCAATAGAGAACCAGAAACTCAAGCTGAGCTTAACCAAAATGACCTACAGGAAGCTGTCTGTCCCTTTCCATCGCCCGAGGAAGAGCGTCCTGGTCCTAGTTCCAGAGCCGTCCCTGTGTCTTCATCCCACGTCTTCATCCTTGACTCCGAGTCACAGGACAAACACGAGAGCCAAACGAGAGAACCTCCAGAGGGTGCTCCCTCCAAAGACTTGGTAGAACAAGTCGAGAACTTGATGACTAAGACCAAGAAAGATCTGGTCGAGGTGACCAAGGCACTGTGGAAAGCCAGTGGTGACTTGGCAAGAGCTCAGGTGTATCTGCAAGACGGCTATGACCAACAGGTTCACGGGCCTGTCTGGACACATCTGGACGATCAGATCCTCCTAGTGGCTGATCCGTATGAACTCGAGCAGCTTCAATCCAAATACGGAGCGGAGGAAGTGACCAGGAGAAGAGAGTTCCTCACGGCTGGCGTTAACTGA
- the LOC127987485 gene encoding telomeric repeat-binding factor 2-interacting protein 1 isoform X1 has protein sequence MDFLPVLCKYRCCLPQSGLAGKVCDTQFITFTMSKKGKEEVSDISPVLFLDTSGQSMRFYVRPGPTKTQLYPLVTNGGGTLCRNQEPGAILLIDPVDATTVKANPGQKYISTKYIRDCVEQNLQLNLDDYVISVGPSVQTRMATRHQSNGRLGYSPEDDAAILKFMEKRQHEAKGNRVWKEMEKRRVTGHSWQSMRDRFLKHLQNRLMKKSPTKRKPLCFTQSPLRKKKVTENLDPESDTLQNSPQKSVVVSDSSETQMASENSVCPAVRTDPQSSPERASSPPDVTDAPGEPPQASNHDSQDESPVLVQEQETPEPEMSKRLGLDEGCDGQEVPDGSKEHSSPNKTRQSTGKTATPDSSKLGILAKAAREFEDSDVIDESEEGEDPFEAPIAKPSDAQESSASSATLNREPETQAELNQNDLQEAVCPFPSPEEERPGPSSRAVPVSSSHVFILDSESQDKHESQTREPPEGAPSKDLVEQVENLMTKTKKDLVEVTKALWKASGDLARAQVYLQDGYDQQVHGPVWTHLDDQILLVADPYELEQLQSKYGAEEVTRRREFLTAGVN, from the exons ATGGACTTTTTACCAGTCCTTTGTAAGTATAGATGTTGTTTGCCGCAAAGCGGATTAGCAGGGAAAGTCTGTGACACGCAATTT ATAACCTTCACCATGTCAAAGAAGGGAAAGGAGGAGGTCTCTGACATTTCTCCGGTCTTATTCCTGGACACAAGTGGACAATCAATGCGCTTCTATGTGAGACCCGGCCCAACTAAAACACAGCTTTACCCTCTGGTAACTAACGGAGGAGGCACTTTGTGTCGCAATCAAGAGCCCGGAGCCATTTTGCTGATCGATCCCGTTGATGCGACTACTGTGAAGGCGAACCCTGGACAAAAGTACATCTCTACGAAATACATCAGAGATTGTGTGGAGCAGAACCTGCAGCTGAATCTGGATGACTACGTGATTAGCGTGGGACCGTCTGTCCAGACGAGGATGGCGACCCGTCATCAGAGCAATGGGCGCTTGGGTTACTCGCCTGAAGACGACGCAGCCATCTTGAAGTTCATGGAAAAGCGGCAACATGAAGCCAAGGGCAACCGGGTTTGGAAAGAAATGGAGAAACGGCGCGTGACTGGGCACAGCTGGCAGTCCATGAGGGATCGGTTCCTAAAACACCTTCAGAACAGACTCATGAAGAAGAGTCCCACGAAAAGAAAACCGCTTTGTTTTACGCAAAGCCCCTTGCGTAAGAAGAAAGTCACAGAGAACTTAGACCCGGAGTCTGATACCTTACAAAACTCTCCTCAGAAGTCTGTCGTTGTGTCGGATTCATCAGAAACCCAGATGGCCTCGGAGAACAGCGTGTGTCCAGCTGTGAGGACCGATCCTCAGTCTTCTCCAGAGAGGGCCAGTTCTCCTCCAGATGTGACGGATGCTCCAGGAGAGCCGCCGCAGGCCTCAAATCACGACAGTCAGGACGAGTCTCCTGTCCTGGTCCAAGAACAAGAAACACCAGAGCCTGAAATGTCTAAAAGACTTGGATTAGATGAAGGTTGTGATGGACAAGAAGTTCCAGATG GATCAAAGGAACATTCATCTCCCAATAAAACAAGACAAAGTACCGGCAAAACCGCCACGCCGGACTCTAGTAAACTTGGGATTCTTGCAAAAGCTGCAAGAGAATTTGAGGACTCAGATGTG ATAGATGAAAGTGAAGAAGGCGAGGATCCATTTGAAGCACCAATCGCCAAGCCGTCAGATGCACAAGAGAGTTCAGCATCGTCTGCAACACTCAATAGAGAACCAGAAACTCAAGCTGAGCTTAACCAAAATGACCTACAGGAAGCTGTCTGTCCCTTTCCATCGCCCGAGGAAGAGCGTCCTGGTCCTAGTTCCAGAGCCGTCCCTGTGTCTTCATCCCACGTCTTCATCCTTGACTCCGAGTCACAGGACAAACACGAGAGCCAAACGAGAGAACCTCCAGAGGGTGCTCCCTCCAAAGACTTGGTAGAACAAGTCGAGAACTTGATGACTAAGACCAAGAAAGATCTGGTCGAGGTGACCAAGGCACTGTGGAAAGCCAGTGGTGACTTGGCAAGAGCTCAGGTGTATCTGCAAGACGGCTATGACCAACAGGTTCACGGGCCTGTCTGGACACATCTGGACGATCAGATCCTCCTAGTGGCTGATCCGTATGAACTCGAGCAGCTTCAATCCAAATACGGAGCGGAGGAAGTGACCAGGAGAAGAGAGTTCCTCACGGCTGGCGTTAACTGA
- the LOC127987485 gene encoding telomeric repeat-binding factor 2-interacting protein 1 isoform X4: MLFLHVLQLRGSLDALLKITFTMSKKGKEEVSDISPVLFLDTSGQSMRFYVRPGPTKTQLYPLVTNGGGTLCRNQEPGAILLIDPVDATTVKANPGQKYISTKYIRDCVEQNLQLNLDDYVISVGPSVQTRMATRHQSNGRLGYSPEDDAAILKFMEKRQHEAKGNRVWKEMEKRRVTGHSWQSMRDRFLKHLQNRLMKKSPTKRKPLCFTQSPLRKKKVTENLDPESDTLQNSPQKSVVVSDSSETQMASENSVCPAVRTDPQSSPERASSPPDVTDAPGEPPQASNHDSQDESPVLVQEQETPEPEMSKRLGLDEGSKEHSSPNKTRQSTGKTATPDSSKLGILAKAAREFEDSDVIDESEEGEDPFEAPIAKPSDAQESSASSATLNREPETQAELNQNDLQEAVCPFPSPEEERPGPSSRAVPVSSSHVFILDSESQDKHESQTREPPEGAPSKDLVEQVENLMTKTKKDLVEVTKALWKASGDLARAQVYLQDGYDQQVHGPVWTHLDDQILLVADPYELEQLQSKYGAEEVTRRREFLTAGVN; this comes from the exons atgttgtttttacatgttttacagcTCAGAGGATCTTTGGACGCGCTGCTAAAG ATAACCTTCACCATGTCAAAGAAGGGAAAGGAGGAGGTCTCTGACATTTCTCCGGTCTTATTCCTGGACACAAGTGGACAATCAATGCGCTTCTATGTGAGACCCGGCCCAACTAAAACACAGCTTTACCCTCTGGTAACTAACGGAGGAGGCACTTTGTGTCGCAATCAAGAGCCCGGAGCCATTTTGCTGATCGATCCCGTTGATGCGACTACTGTGAAGGCGAACCCTGGACAAAAGTACATCTCTACGAAATACATCAGAGATTGTGTGGAGCAGAACCTGCAGCTGAATCTGGATGACTACGTGATTAGCGTGGGACCGTCTGTCCAGACGAGGATGGCGACCCGTCATCAGAGCAATGGGCGCTTGGGTTACTCGCCTGAAGACGACGCAGCCATCTTGAAGTTCATGGAAAAGCGGCAACATGAAGCCAAGGGCAACCGGGTTTGGAAAGAAATGGAGAAACGGCGCGTGACTGGGCACAGCTGGCAGTCCATGAGGGATCGGTTCCTAAAACACCTTCAGAACAGACTCATGAAGAAGAGTCCCACGAAAAGAAAACCGCTTTGTTTTACGCAAAGCCCCTTGCGTAAGAAGAAAGTCACAGAGAACTTAGACCCGGAGTCTGATACCTTACAAAACTCTCCTCAGAAGTCTGTCGTTGTGTCGGATTCATCAGAAACCCAGATGGCCTCGGAGAACAGCGTGTGTCCAGCTGTGAGGACCGATCCTCAGTCTTCTCCAGAGAGGGCCAGTTCTCCTCCAGATGTGACGGATGCTCCAGGAGAGCCGCCGCAGGCCTCAAATCACGACAGTCAGGACGAGTCTCCTGTCCTGGTCCAAGAACAAGAAACACCAGAGCCTGAAATGTCTAAAAGACTTGGATTAGATGAAG GATCAAAGGAACATTCATCTCCCAATAAAACAAGACAAAGTACCGGCAAAACCGCCACGCCGGACTCTAGTAAACTTGGGATTCTTGCAAAAGCTGCAAGAGAATTTGAGGACTCAGATGTG ATAGATGAAAGTGAAGAAGGCGAGGATCCATTTGAAGCACCAATCGCCAAGCCGTCAGATGCACAAGAGAGTTCAGCATCGTCTGCAACACTCAATAGAGAACCAGAAACTCAAGCTGAGCTTAACCAAAATGACCTACAGGAAGCTGTCTGTCCCTTTCCATCGCCCGAGGAAGAGCGTCCTGGTCCTAGTTCCAGAGCCGTCCCTGTGTCTTCATCCCACGTCTTCATCCTTGACTCCGAGTCACAGGACAAACACGAGAGCCAAACGAGAGAACCTCCAGAGGGTGCTCCCTCCAAAGACTTGGTAGAACAAGTCGAGAACTTGATGACTAAGACCAAGAAAGATCTGGTCGAGGTGACCAAGGCACTGTGGAAAGCCAGTGGTGACTTGGCAAGAGCTCAGGTGTATCTGCAAGACGGCTATGACCAACAGGTTCACGGGCCTGTCTGGACACATCTGGACGATCAGATCCTCCTAGTGGCTGATCCGTATGAACTCGAGCAGCTTCAATCCAAATACGGAGCGGAGGAAGTGACCAGGAGAAGAGAGTTCCTCACGGCTGGCGTTAACTGA
- the LOC127987485 gene encoding telomeric repeat-binding factor 2-interacting protein 1 isoform X5, with product MSKKGKEEVSDISPVLFLDTSGQSMRFYVRPGPTKTQLYPLVTNGGGTLCRNQEPGAILLIDPVDATTVKANPGQKYISTKYIRDCVEQNLQLNLDDYVISVGPSVQTRMATRHQSNGRLGYSPEDDAAILKFMEKRQHEAKGNRVWKEMEKRRVTGHSWQSMRDRFLKHLQNRLMKKSPTKRKPLCFTQSPLRKKKVTENLDPESDTLQNSPQKSVVVSDSSETQMASENSVCPAVRTDPQSSPERASSPPDVTDAPGEPPQASNHDSQDESPVLVQEQETPEPEMSKRLGLDEGCDGQEVPDGSKEHSSPNKTRQSTGKTATPDSSKLGILAKAAREFEDSDVIDESEEGEDPFEAPIAKPSDAQESSASSATLNREPETQAELNQNDLQEAVCPFPSPEEERPGPSSRAVPVSSSHVFILDSESQDKHESQTREPPEGAPSKDLVEQVENLMTKTKKDLVEVTKALWKASGDLARAQVYLQDGYDQQVHGPVWTHLDDQILLVADPYELEQLQSKYGAEEVTRRREFLTAGVN from the exons ATGTCAAAGAAGGGAAAGGAGGAGGTCTCTGACATTTCTCCGGTCTTATTCCTGGACACAAGTGGACAATCAATGCGCTTCTATGTGAGACCCGGCCCAACTAAAACACAGCTTTACCCTCTGGTAACTAACGGAGGAGGCACTTTGTGTCGCAATCAAGAGCCCGGAGCCATTTTGCTGATCGATCCCGTTGATGCGACTACTGTGAAGGCGAACCCTGGACAAAAGTACATCTCTACGAAATACATCAGAGATTGTGTGGAGCAGAACCTGCAGCTGAATCTGGATGACTACGTGATTAGCGTGGGACCGTCTGTCCAGACGAGGATGGCGACCCGTCATCAGAGCAATGGGCGCTTGGGTTACTCGCCTGAAGACGACGCAGCCATCTTGAAGTTCATGGAAAAGCGGCAACATGAAGCCAAGGGCAACCGGGTTTGGAAAGAAATGGAGAAACGGCGCGTGACTGGGCACAGCTGGCAGTCCATGAGGGATCGGTTCCTAAAACACCTTCAGAACAGACTCATGAAGAAGAGTCCCACGAAAAGAAAACCGCTTTGTTTTACGCAAAGCCCCTTGCGTAAGAAGAAAGTCACAGAGAACTTAGACCCGGAGTCTGATACCTTACAAAACTCTCCTCAGAAGTCTGTCGTTGTGTCGGATTCATCAGAAACCCAGATGGCCTCGGAGAACAGCGTGTGTCCAGCTGTGAGGACCGATCCTCAGTCTTCTCCAGAGAGGGCCAGTTCTCCTCCAGATGTGACGGATGCTCCAGGAGAGCCGCCGCAGGCCTCAAATCACGACAGTCAGGACGAGTCTCCTGTCCTGGTCCAAGAACAAGAAACACCAGAGCCTGAAATGTCTAAAAGACTTGGATTAGATGAAGGTTGTGATGGACAAGAAGTTCCAGATG GATCAAAGGAACATTCATCTCCCAATAAAACAAGACAAAGTACCGGCAAAACCGCCACGCCGGACTCTAGTAAACTTGGGATTCTTGCAAAAGCTGCAAGAGAATTTGAGGACTCAGATGTG ATAGATGAAAGTGAAGAAGGCGAGGATCCATTTGAAGCACCAATCGCCAAGCCGTCAGATGCACAAGAGAGTTCAGCATCGTCTGCAACACTCAATAGAGAACCAGAAACTCAAGCTGAGCTTAACCAAAATGACCTACAGGAAGCTGTCTGTCCCTTTCCATCGCCCGAGGAAGAGCGTCCTGGTCCTAGTTCCAGAGCCGTCCCTGTGTCTTCATCCCACGTCTTCATCCTTGACTCCGAGTCACAGGACAAACACGAGAGCCAAACGAGAGAACCTCCAGAGGGTGCTCCCTCCAAAGACTTGGTAGAACAAGTCGAGAACTTGATGACTAAGACCAAGAAAGATCTGGTCGAGGTGACCAAGGCACTGTGGAAAGCCAGTGGTGACTTGGCAAGAGCTCAGGTGTATCTGCAAGACGGCTATGACCAACAGGTTCACGGGCCTGTCTGGACACATCTGGACGATCAGATCCTCCTAGTGGCTGATCCGTATGAACTCGAGCAGCTTCAATCCAAATACGGAGCGGAGGAAGTGACCAGGAGAAGAGAGTTCCTCACGGCTGGCGTTAACTGA
- the LOC127987485 gene encoding telomeric repeat-binding factor 2-interacting protein 1 isoform X2 gives MDFLPVLCKYRCCLPQSGLAGKVCDTQFITFTMSKKGKEEVSDISPVLFLDTSGQSMRFYVRPGPTKTQLYPLVTNGGGTLCRNQEPGAILLIDPVDATTVKANPGQKYISTKYIRDCVEQNLQLNLDDYVISVGPSVQTRMATRHQSNGRLGYSPEDDAAILKFMEKRQHEAKGNRVWKEMEKRRVTGHSWQSMRDRFLKHLQNRLMKKSPTKRKPLCFTQSPLRKKKVTENLDPESDTLQNSPQKSVVVSDSSETQMASENSVCPAVRTDPQSSPERASSPPDVTDAPGEPPQASNHDSQDESPVLVQEQETPEPEMSKRLGLDEGSKEHSSPNKTRQSTGKTATPDSSKLGILAKAAREFEDSDVIDESEEGEDPFEAPIAKPSDAQESSASSATLNREPETQAELNQNDLQEAVCPFPSPEEERPGPSSRAVPVSSSHVFILDSESQDKHESQTREPPEGAPSKDLVEQVENLMTKTKKDLVEVTKALWKASGDLARAQVYLQDGYDQQVHGPVWTHLDDQILLVADPYELEQLQSKYGAEEVTRRREFLTAGVN, from the exons ATGGACTTTTTACCAGTCCTTTGTAAGTATAGATGTTGTTTGCCGCAAAGCGGATTAGCAGGGAAAGTCTGTGACACGCAATTT ATAACCTTCACCATGTCAAAGAAGGGAAAGGAGGAGGTCTCTGACATTTCTCCGGTCTTATTCCTGGACACAAGTGGACAATCAATGCGCTTCTATGTGAGACCCGGCCCAACTAAAACACAGCTTTACCCTCTGGTAACTAACGGAGGAGGCACTTTGTGTCGCAATCAAGAGCCCGGAGCCATTTTGCTGATCGATCCCGTTGATGCGACTACTGTGAAGGCGAACCCTGGACAAAAGTACATCTCTACGAAATACATCAGAGATTGTGTGGAGCAGAACCTGCAGCTGAATCTGGATGACTACGTGATTAGCGTGGGACCGTCTGTCCAGACGAGGATGGCGACCCGTCATCAGAGCAATGGGCGCTTGGGTTACTCGCCTGAAGACGACGCAGCCATCTTGAAGTTCATGGAAAAGCGGCAACATGAAGCCAAGGGCAACCGGGTTTGGAAAGAAATGGAGAAACGGCGCGTGACTGGGCACAGCTGGCAGTCCATGAGGGATCGGTTCCTAAAACACCTTCAGAACAGACTCATGAAGAAGAGTCCCACGAAAAGAAAACCGCTTTGTTTTACGCAAAGCCCCTTGCGTAAGAAGAAAGTCACAGAGAACTTAGACCCGGAGTCTGATACCTTACAAAACTCTCCTCAGAAGTCTGTCGTTGTGTCGGATTCATCAGAAACCCAGATGGCCTCGGAGAACAGCGTGTGTCCAGCTGTGAGGACCGATCCTCAGTCTTCTCCAGAGAGGGCCAGTTCTCCTCCAGATGTGACGGATGCTCCAGGAGAGCCGCCGCAGGCCTCAAATCACGACAGTCAGGACGAGTCTCCTGTCCTGGTCCAAGAACAAGAAACACCAGAGCCTGAAATGTCTAAAAGACTTGGATTAGATGAAG GATCAAAGGAACATTCATCTCCCAATAAAACAAGACAAAGTACCGGCAAAACCGCCACGCCGGACTCTAGTAAACTTGGGATTCTTGCAAAAGCTGCAAGAGAATTTGAGGACTCAGATGTG ATAGATGAAAGTGAAGAAGGCGAGGATCCATTTGAAGCACCAATCGCCAAGCCGTCAGATGCACAAGAGAGTTCAGCATCGTCTGCAACACTCAATAGAGAACCAGAAACTCAAGCTGAGCTTAACCAAAATGACCTACAGGAAGCTGTCTGTCCCTTTCCATCGCCCGAGGAAGAGCGTCCTGGTCCTAGTTCCAGAGCCGTCCCTGTGTCTTCATCCCACGTCTTCATCCTTGACTCCGAGTCACAGGACAAACACGAGAGCCAAACGAGAGAACCTCCAGAGGGTGCTCCCTCCAAAGACTTGGTAGAACAAGTCGAGAACTTGATGACTAAGACCAAGAAAGATCTGGTCGAGGTGACCAAGGCACTGTGGAAAGCCAGTGGTGACTTGGCAAGAGCTCAGGTGTATCTGCAAGACGGCTATGACCAACAGGTTCACGGGCCTGTCTGGACACATCTGGACGATCAGATCCTCCTAGTGGCTGATCCGTATGAACTCGAGCAGCTTCAATCCAAATACGGAGCGGAGGAAGTGACCAGGAGAAGAGAGTTCCTCACGGCTGGCGTTAACTGA